One region of Deinococcus budaensis genomic DNA includes:
- a CDS encoding LexA family protein — MVKNKSPDLTPRQHTVLEKVWQLEHAGENVTLARLAEGLGIARQNVHTHVLALRDLGLVRYEAQARQTAVIRLTEPGYRRLGKVAPNTPNPPLSLPIVGHVAAGQPGVADQHIEGYATKLGDLLDLHEGDFLLRVRGESMLGIGIYPDDYVVIHPTQEEPLNGEIALVAVPGEDTATLKRWRRDNGTVTLLSENPDFVAMTFRAEDVLVQGCLVGHIGTGRARQTRFTTL, encoded by the coding sequence ATGGTAAAGAACAAGTCCCCTGACCTGACCCCCCGCCAACACACGGTGTTGGAGAAGGTCTGGCAGCTTGAGCACGCAGGAGAGAACGTCACGCTCGCCCGGCTCGCGGAGGGGCTGGGGATCGCCCGCCAGAACGTCCACACCCATGTCCTGGCCCTGCGGGACCTGGGGCTGGTGCGCTATGAGGCTCAGGCACGGCAGACGGCCGTCATCCGCCTCACCGAGCCGGGCTACCGGCGGCTGGGCAAAGTTGCTCCCAACACCCCGAACCCTCCGCTGTCCCTGCCCATCGTCGGCCACGTCGCCGCGGGGCAGCCCGGGGTCGCGGATCAGCACATCGAGGGGTACGCCACGAAGCTGGGGGACCTGTTGGATCTCCACGAAGGCGACTTCCTGCTGCGTGTCCGGGGGGAGTCGATGCTCGGGATCGGGATCTATCCGGATGACTACGTGGTCATCCACCCCACGCAGGAAGAACCCCTCAACGGCGAAATCGCCCTGGTCGCCGTGCCCGGCGAGGACACCGCCACCCTGAAAAGGTGGCGCAGAGATAACGGCACGGTGACGCTCCTGAGCGAGAACCCCGACTTCGTCGCCATGACCTTCCGGGCCGAGGACGTCCTCGTGCAGGGCTGTCTGGTCGGGCACATCGGCACCGGACGCGCCCGTCAGACCCGGTTCACCACTCTCTGA
- a CDS encoding helix-turn-helix domain-containing protein — translation MKARGRVPEPDTEVGVSETLSFGRALRECREAAGLSQAQVAEGVYGTANLAALISDLEAGRIDPVSLGLLLRMADVLGVSLAEVAARAWGRVH, via the coding sequence GTGAAGGCGCGGGGCCGGGTGCCCGAACCCGACACGGAGGTGGGCGTGAGCGAGACGCTCAGCTTTGGCCGGGCCCTGCGCGAGTGCCGGGAGGCGGCGGGGCTGTCACAGGCCCAGGTGGCCGAGGGGGTCTACGGCACGGCCAATCTGGCCGCCCTGATCAGCGACCTGGAGGCCGGGCGGATCGACCCGGTCAGCCTGGGGCTGCTGCTGCGGATGGCCGACGTGCTGGGGGTGAGCCTGGCGGAGGTGGCCGCGCGGGCGTGGGGCAGGGTTCACTGA
- a CDS encoding SAVED domain-containing protein has product MTDVQEKAKPRKKKVEKKPHRFPHQNISGVPEIMLWAAAAGRCEICNESLTRHPHTQRRRKRGEKAHIVGQGQSEARTPRFDSTLSPKLAKDPSNIMLLCQTCHEAIDAEEEQWTVETLRAMKQAHEERIARVTGGERRQARVALFTTPIPHGVCAVTGAAQYKEWSFTDEALHDAVLPRFFPDRETPARVDVRVSAGEADRIDWAAVRQEIRREHVLRVKGDRFERLSVFGLGMIPALIAFGQEVGDMGEVYVHNVRNGMPQAWSEHDVVGYDVVVSGPVEAVPAEDVVVCLSLTGPVEPGQYGHLVQPEWPVYTLANPEGFQRPNWLEAENQLRRVTRRFAELLARIQMGHGQGARVHLLPAVPPPVALDLGRHYRPNHHPRVHVYNCVDRKFHFAFELGGTR; this is encoded by the coding sequence ATGACTGACGTTCAGGAGAAGGCGAAGCCGCGAAAGAAGAAGGTGGAAAAGAAGCCCCACCGGTTTCCCCACCAGAACATCTCGGGGGTCCCCGAGATCATGCTCTGGGCGGCGGCCGCCGGGCGCTGCGAGATCTGCAACGAGAGTCTGACGCGGCATCCGCACACCCAGCGGCGGCGCAAGCGCGGCGAGAAGGCCCACATCGTGGGGCAGGGACAGTCCGAGGCCCGGACGCCGCGCTTCGACTCCACGCTCTCGCCCAAACTGGCGAAAGATCCCAGCAACATCATGCTGCTGTGCCAGACCTGCCACGAGGCCATCGACGCCGAGGAGGAGCAGTGGACGGTGGAGACCCTGCGGGCGATGAAACAGGCGCACGAGGAGCGCATTGCGCGGGTCACGGGGGGTGAGCGCCGCCAGGCACGGGTGGCTCTTTTCACGACGCCCATCCCGCACGGCGTCTGCGCCGTGACCGGGGCAGCGCAGTACAAGGAGTGGAGCTTCACCGACGAGGCATTGCACGACGCGGTGCTGCCGCGCTTCTTTCCGGATCGGGAGACACCGGCGCGCGTCGATGTCAGGGTGTCGGCCGGGGAGGCGGACCGGATCGACTGGGCGGCCGTGCGGCAGGAGATCCGGCGTGAGCATGTCCTGCGGGTCAAAGGAGACCGCTTCGAGCGGCTGTCCGTCTTCGGTCTCGGGATGATCCCCGCGCTCATCGCCTTCGGGCAGGAGGTGGGCGACATGGGCGAGGTGTACGTCCACAACGTCCGAAACGGGATGCCGCAGGCGTGGAGCGAACACGACGTGGTTGGGTACGACGTGGTGGTGTCGGGGCCGGTAGAGGCGGTGCCCGCAGAGGACGTGGTGGTGTGCCTCTCCCTGACGGGCCCGGTGGAGCCCGGGCAGTACGGCCACCTCGTCCAGCCGGAGTGGCCGGTGTACACGCTCGCGAACCCTGAAGGCTTCCAGCGTCCGAACTGGCTGGAGGCCGAGAATCAGCTGCGCCGCGTTACCCGGCGCTTCGCGGAGTTGCTTGCGAGGATTCAGATGGGACACGGGCAGGGGGCGCGGGTTCATCTCCTGCCCGCCGTGCCCCCTCCCGTGGCCCTCGACCTGGGGCGGCACTACCGGCCCAACCACCACCCCAGGGTGCACGTGTACAACTGTGTCGACCGGAAGTTTCATTTCGCCTTTGAGCTGGGCGGGACACGGTGA
- a CDS encoding Mov34/MPN/PAD-1 family protein, producing the protein MTSLVFRAPNRHRLGLTAEVLDVLLAYRQTAADLPEAGGVMLGRFMREGGDVIVDRVTGPLPGDRRSRKRFFRSEAPHQAVVTAEWEASGGIRTYIGEWHTHPEPFPTPSGTDLRDWRRRLRRDVFHGDVLRFVIVGQEEVGAWMLPRGATAPLKLEQETNE; encoded by the coding sequence TTGACCAGCCTGGTCTTCCGTGCCCCGAACAGGCACCGCCTGGGGCTGACGGCGGAGGTGCTGGACGTGCTGCTCGCCTACCGGCAGACGGCAGCCGACCTCCCCGAGGCCGGGGGGGTCATGCTGGGCCGCTTCATGCGTGAGGGGGGTGACGTCATCGTGGACCGGGTGACCGGACCCCTGCCGGGTGACCGCCGCTCTCGCAAGAGATTTTTCCGGTCCGAGGCTCCCCACCAGGCTGTGGTGACCGCCGAGTGGGAAGCGAGTGGGGGCATCCGCACCTACATCGGGGAGTGGCACACCCATCCCGAACCCTTCCCTACGCCCTCGGGCACCGACTTGCGGGACTGGAGGCGGCGGCTGCGCCGTGACGTGTTCCACGGCGACGTCCTGCGGTTCGTGATCGTGGGGCAGGAAGAAGTGGGGGCCTGGATGCTGCCGCGCGGGGCCACCGCACCCCTCAAGCTCGAACAGGAGACGAACGAATGA
- a CDS encoding ThiF family adenylyltransferase has protein sequence MIEPGQALAVLQDPRSLPGLRDVTYLPPRVGAYGREAGARAEGVMRVGQWEVGLRVLLPLGFPFVLPEVEITNAHELPRHPHVSGWGGSVCYIRASGVMVDQTDPAGVVAFAVDETRRTLEEGWLDPQHAAREWRREFGALWAQACGLASAVSFLKVDDVMRPVWVGIQVITPPLPSPAVRGVSFAALDARREQAGAARGATRNRRRGGREKPSSRWKVVWVADDPGPPPGLPLARKGAKVRRALYVPLPEAPVPPLPRLPGWDENYGSGWDGEGVRGGVREMLGAEGRSRLDALLEQGQVGDDAVMLLSVPRAREGRTLVGLTSHGLGGVHPLAAGQEGQRRLPDPDLFALHQVDRGTLQARGGAHLELAGRRVLLIGCGSVGGHAAQMLASAGVGHLTLMDSDRLAWENAFRHTMGLLGLHAAKVEALAQDLHARVPYVSVTPVPRMLPLGAGDDVPGLRGFDLVIDATGEPTVSLSLAARPDLFGSTPVLHTWLEPLGLGGHAMVSRPGEGCYTCLLVRDDPAAPLSFGPAFAQPGQDFQLDELGCGSYYAPFSDLDARRTAELATRLALDVLRSRVGGAVLRSWRGDAAEFRAHGYVTTPWYDQVTPDVLGGGIAYRSAGCPRCGGSA, from the coding sequence GTGATCGAACCCGGGCAGGCGCTGGCGGTGCTGCAAGATCCCCGTAGCTTGCCCGGACTCCGGGACGTGACCTACCTCCCGCCTCGGGTGGGGGCCTACGGCCGCGAGGCTGGCGCACGCGCGGAAGGCGTGATGCGGGTCGGCCAGTGGGAGGTCGGCCTGCGGGTCCTCCTCCCGCTTGGGTTTCCCTTCGTCCTCCCCGAGGTGGAGATCACCAACGCTCACGAACTGCCCCGGCACCCGCACGTCTCGGGGTGGGGAGGGAGCGTCTGCTACATCCGCGCGTCGGGGGTGATGGTCGACCAGACCGACCCGGCCGGGGTGGTGGCTTTCGCGGTGGACGAGACCCGGCGGACGCTGGAGGAGGGCTGGCTCGACCCGCAGCACGCGGCGCGGGAGTGGCGCCGGGAGTTCGGTGCGCTGTGGGCCCAGGCCTGCGGCCTCGCGTCGGCCGTGTCGTTCCTGAAGGTGGACGACGTGATGCGCCCGGTGTGGGTGGGGATCCAGGTCATCACGCCCCCCCTCCCCAGCCCCGCAGTGCGGGGCGTCTCCTTCGCGGCGCTCGACGCCCGGCGGGAGCAGGCCGGGGCCGCGCGTGGGGCGACGAGGAACCGTCGCCGGGGGGGGCGCGAAAAGCCCTCTTCACGCTGGAAGGTGGTGTGGGTCGCGGACGACCCTGGGCCGCCTCCGGGCCTGCCGCTTGCCCGGAAAGGCGCGAAGGTGCGCCGGGCCCTGTACGTACCCCTGCCTGAAGCCCCGGTGCCGCCGCTGCCCAGACTGCCGGGCTGGGACGAGAACTACGGTTCGGGCTGGGATGGCGAGGGAGTTCGGGGCGGGGTTCGCGAAATGCTGGGTGCCGAGGGCCGGAGCAGGCTCGACGCCCTCCTGGAACAGGGGCAGGTCGGGGATGACGCGGTGATGCTGCTCTCCGTGCCGCGGGCGCGCGAGGGGCGCACCCTGGTGGGGCTCACCTCCCACGGGCTGGGGGGCGTCCACCCGCTGGCCGCCGGGCAGGAGGGGCAGCGTCGCCTGCCGGATCCCGACCTCTTCGCGCTCCACCAGGTCGACCGGGGGACGCTCCAGGCCCGCGGCGGGGCGCACCTGGAGCTGGCGGGGAGGCGGGTGCTCCTGATCGGCTGCGGCTCGGTGGGCGGGCACGCCGCCCAGATGCTGGCCTCGGCGGGTGTGGGCCACCTCACGCTGATGGACAGCGACCGCCTCGCCTGGGAGAACGCCTTCCGGCACACCATGGGGCTGCTGGGCCTGCACGCCGCGAAGGTGGAGGCCCTCGCGCAGGACCTCCACGCCCGCGTGCCGTACGTCAGCGTGACGCCCGTCCCGCGCATGCTCCCCCTCGGTGCTGGAGACGATGTTCCGGGACTGCGCGGCTTCGACCTCGTCATCGACGCGACCGGGGAGCCGACCGTCAGCCTGAGCCTGGCTGCCCGCCCGGACCTCTTCGGCAGCACACCTGTCCTCCACACCTGGCTCGAGCCCCTCGGCCTGGGGGGGCACGCCATGGTGTCCCGCCCCGGCGAGGGCTGCTACACCTGCCTGCTGGTACGGGACGACCCGGCGGCGCCCCTCTCCTTCGGGCCCGCGTTCGCGCAGCCCGGGCAGGACTTCCAGCTGGACGAGCTGGGGTGCGGGTCGTACTACGCGCCCTTCTCCGACCTCGACGCGCGCAGAACGGCGGAGCTGGCGACTCGCCTTGCGCTGGACGTCCTGCGAAGTCGGGTTGGGGGCGCTGTCCTGCGGTCGTGGAGGGGGGACGCCGCCGAGTTTCGCGCCCACGGGTACGTGACGACTCCGTGGTACGACCAGGTCACGCCGGACGTGCTCGGTGGGGGCATCGCGTACCGCTCCGCAGGTTGTCCTCGATGCGGGGGGAGTGCTTGA
- a CDS encoding nucleotidyltransferase domain-containing protein: MAQLQSQFTDFHDDIKLGTYEENETLRMARDDALAALRAGLRRLEGEREKKLPTIVETFGQGSYAMRTGILPLRDGDYDIDVAVVFAPPPGETLDDPVALKVLVRDALKGYARNVRIRQPCVTIERAQYHVDFAVYRQGILGGLDLARGKEHSLPAHVRWEPSDPRGLTKRMQAFYEEEERAQQRRVVRYLKRWRNVRLPDERIPGIALTLAVLACFRPVAVPRPWGQPPLEDDLAALLTVVEGMLGAFREVLEGETHTRVRRLVLRLPVQPGTDVLAQRTARQMQTFHDRLSELRAALLQAQKLLDPTQACAVLADHFGAAFPIPTQAQTSVVTSRAPVIRSGNQG, from the coding sequence ATGGCACAGCTCCAGAGTCAGTTCACGGATTTCCACGACGACATCAAGCTCGGGACCTACGAGGAGAATGAGACCCTCCGGATGGCCCGGGACGACGCGCTGGCCGCCCTGCGGGCCGGACTCCGGCGGCTCGAGGGCGAGCGTGAGAAGAAGCTCCCTACCATCGTGGAGACCTTCGGCCAAGGCAGCTACGCCATGCGGACCGGTATCCTCCCCCTACGGGACGGCGACTACGACATCGATGTGGCCGTGGTGTTCGCCCCGCCCCCCGGCGAGACGCTGGACGACCCCGTCGCCCTCAAGGTGCTCGTGCGTGACGCGCTCAAGGGGTATGCCCGCAACGTGCGGATCCGCCAGCCCTGCGTGACGATTGAGCGGGCGCAGTACCACGTCGACTTCGCCGTGTACCGGCAGGGGATCCTGGGTGGGCTGGACCTCGCCCGCGGCAAGGAGCACTCGCTTCCGGCCCACGTCCGCTGGGAGCCGAGCGACCCCAGGGGGCTGACGAAGCGGATGCAGGCCTTCTACGAGGAGGAGGAGCGCGCCCAGCAGCGGCGCGTCGTGCGCTACCTCAAGCGCTGGCGGAACGTGCGGCTGCCCGACGAGCGGATTCCCGGTATCGCGCTGACGCTGGCGGTGCTGGCATGCTTTCGTCCGGTGGCTGTCCCGCGGCCCTGGGGGCAGCCGCCCCTCGAGGACGACCTCGCGGCTCTGCTGACGGTCGTGGAGGGGATGCTGGGGGCGTTCCGGGAAGTGCTCGAAGGCGAAACCCACACCCGCGTTCGCCGATTGGTCTTGCGCCTCCCGGTGCAGCCGGGCACTGACGTTCTGGCCCAGCGTACCGCCCGGCAGATGCAGACGTTCCATGACCGCCTGAGCGAGCTGCGGGCAGCCCTCCTCCAGGCACAGAAGCTCTTGGACCCCACGCAGGCGTGCGCGGTGCTGGCCGACCACTTCGGGGCGGCCTTCCCGATCCCCACCCAGGCGCAGACCTCCGTGGTGACGTCCCGCGCGCCGGTGATCCGGTCGGGGAATCAGGGGTGA
- a CDS encoding DUF499 domain-containing protein, with translation MTTVTTLSLKDLLQPRASVFESAKSESVLDLSDLVQNRINPQAFFAENVITAGMERLMEQGFKRLAGRPANAVFFLRQSMGGGKTHNLITMGLLAAHPLMRGQVIPDPELADVLRDAGKVEVVAFSGRENPPHGLWGVIAEQLGNKAAFSQFYSPPDAPGQEDWEALLRGRTVLILLDELPPYLDAVESRVIGDSNLARLTARALTNLIAALQRPGCERVALVLTDLGGAAYSRASNYLQEMLGDLSKEVRRLAEELEPVQQNSDEVYDILRKRLFETDPDERAVRQVREAYAHEIDQARKMGLTGSDGQIASQALLDTYPFHPSLRDLYARFRENPGFQQTRGLIRMMRATTAHLWTSGLAAERTTIGLQDLDLNDDYIRSELLQINHHLKDAIAHDVADQGRAIAEQHEPLDLSQRAATLLLTSSLAYLVDGVVGLPSHLVADYLAQPGLDLAPLKTVLGDLAHKSWYLHKDGVNYYFSSTRNINAEIEATVQSMSEDKALDIVREQLRLLFNPLPDGAYKELLVFPALDQIEAKPQHVLLVLSRPHSGGLNPKLREFYKENNLRNRMMFLTGDESNYEALLDRAKVLYATQGALGKLRRSENPNPDMIAELEAREQDTLMQFLTAAQEAFTLLYFPQQDGLTSFDFTGKFDKDHPASRGAQQVQDFLEAEKKFVRVFDATEGRKFEQRVFGNAKTMSWGELQNRAANATGWVWHPANALEQLRRDKIDRDEWRQVGQDIERGPFPLEATSVSVRHEVIDAATDRYRLIVTPRHGTQVHHTEGGAVDMDAPVLPDTTFEVTGQQFSFLAVDPAHNAATNKGHPTGESTTWQAPTTLTGVWDGTQVTFQASPGAEVRVTFDGGAPHLGEVYDLSKPITPPPGTHVVQAVASRGGVSSTPVTLKRNVTGPEPLAPAQWRRRQQTTATPETVKLIDRLEKHGGRASGVKVIADGSGGRYGTANFSEHTAFSAEALRELTEYVRKLVGADTNLGLDIKEIHFSRGQDLSDWAAAGGEKLNMSEVGQ, from the coding sequence ATGACCACCGTGACTACCCTCAGCCTGAAAGACCTGCTTCAACCCCGAGCGTCCGTCTTCGAGAGCGCCAAGAGCGAATCCGTGCTCGACCTGAGCGACCTCGTGCAAAACCGCATCAACCCGCAGGCCTTCTTCGCAGAGAACGTGATCACAGCGGGCATGGAACGGCTGATGGAGCAGGGCTTCAAGCGGCTCGCCGGGCGTCCGGCCAACGCAGTGTTCTTTCTGCGTCAGAGCATGGGGGGCGGCAAGACCCACAACCTGATCACGATGGGCCTGCTGGCCGCCCACCCGCTGATGCGGGGTCAGGTCATTCCCGACCCGGAACTGGCTGATGTCCTGCGCGACGCCGGAAAGGTCGAGGTCGTCGCCTTCAGCGGGCGCGAGAACCCGCCCCACGGCCTCTGGGGCGTGATTGCCGAACAGCTTGGCAACAAGGCCGCGTTCAGTCAGTTCTACTCCCCGCCCGACGCTCCGGGCCAGGAAGACTGGGAGGCCCTGCTGCGGGGCCGCACGGTTCTGATCCTGCTCGACGAATTGCCCCCCTACCTCGATGCGGTCGAGAGCCGGGTGATCGGCGACAGCAACCTCGCCCGCCTGACCGCCCGCGCCCTGACCAACTTGATCGCCGCCCTGCAACGCCCTGGCTGCGAGCGCGTCGCGCTGGTGCTTACCGACCTCGGCGGCGCGGCCTACTCGCGGGCCAGCAACTACCTTCAGGAGATGCTGGGCGACCTCTCCAAGGAGGTGCGCCGCCTCGCCGAGGAACTCGAGCCGGTGCAGCAGAACTCCGACGAGGTCTACGACATCCTCCGCAAGCGCCTCTTCGAGACAGACCCTGACGAGCGCGCGGTGCGGCAGGTGCGCGAGGCCTACGCCCACGAGATTGACCAGGCCCGCAAGATGGGCCTCACCGGCTCCGACGGGCAGATCGCGAGCCAGGCCCTGCTGGACACCTACCCGTTCCACCCCAGCCTGCGCGACCTGTACGCCCGCTTCCGCGAGAACCCCGGCTTCCAGCAGACCCGCGGACTCATCCGCATGATGCGGGCCACCACGGCCCACCTGTGGACCAGCGGCCTGGCGGCCGAGCGCACCACCATCGGCCTCCAGGACCTCGACCTCAACGACGACTACATTCGCAGTGAACTGCTTCAGATCAACCACCACCTCAAGGACGCCATCGCCCACGACGTGGCCGACCAGGGCCGGGCCATCGCCGAGCAGCACGAACCCCTGGACCTGTCCCAGCGGGCCGCCACCCTGCTGCTGACCTCCTCGCTGGCCTACCTGGTGGACGGGGTCGTCGGACTGCCCTCGCACCTCGTGGCCGACTACCTCGCACAGCCGGGCCTCGACCTCGCTCCGCTCAAGACCGTCCTGGGTGACCTCGCACACAAGTCGTGGTACCTGCACAAGGACGGGGTGAACTACTACTTCTCCTCGACCCGAAACATCAACGCCGAGATCGAGGCGACCGTCCAGTCCATGAGTGAGGACAAGGCGCTGGACATCGTGCGTGAGCAGCTCCGGCTGCTGTTCAACCCGCTGCCCGACGGCGCTTACAAGGAACTGCTGGTCTTCCCGGCGCTCGACCAGATCGAGGCCAAGCCCCAGCACGTGCTGCTGGTGCTCTCCCGCCCGCACTCGGGCGGCCTCAACCCCAAGTTGCGGGAGTTCTACAAGGAGAACAACCTACGCAACCGCATGATGTTCCTCACCGGCGACGAGTCCAACTACGAGGCCCTGCTCGACCGCGCCAAGGTGCTGTACGCCACCCAGGGCGCCCTGGGGAAGCTGCGCCGCAGCGAGAACCCCAACCCGGACATGATCGCGGAACTCGAGGCCCGCGAGCAGGACACTCTGATGCAGTTCCTCACGGCGGCGCAGGAGGCCTTCACCCTGCTGTACTTCCCGCAACAGGACGGCTTGACCAGCTTCGACTTCACGGGCAAGTTTGATAAGGATCACCCGGCCAGCCGGGGGGCCCAGCAGGTGCAAGACTTCCTCGAAGCCGAGAAAAAGTTCGTGAGGGTGTTCGACGCCACCGAGGGCCGCAAGTTTGAACAGCGTGTCTTCGGCAATGCCAAGACCATGAGCTGGGGTGAACTCCAGAACCGCGCCGCGAACGCGACCGGCTGGGTGTGGCACCCGGCGAACGCCCTCGAACAACTGCGCCGCGACAAGATCGACCGCGACGAGTGGCGGCAGGTCGGGCAGGACATCGAGCGCGGCCCCTTTCCGCTGGAAGCCACCTCGGTCAGCGTCCGGCACGAGGTCATCGACGCGGCGACCGACCGCTACCGCCTGATCGTGACCCCCCGGCACGGCACGCAGGTGCACCACACCGAGGGAGGCGCGGTGGATATGGACGCCCCGGTCCTCCCCGACACGACCTTCGAGGTCACGGGGCAGCAGTTCAGCTTCCTCGCCGTCGACCCGGCCCATAACGCGGCCACCAACAAGGGCCACCCGACCGGCGAGAGCACGACCTGGCAGGCCCCCACCACCCTCACGGGGGTGTGGGACGGGACGCAGGTGACCTTCCAGGCGTCCCCCGGGGCCGAGGTGCGCGTCACCTTCGACGGCGGCGCTCCGCACCTCGGAGAGGTGTACGACCTCAGCAAGCCCATCACGCCGCCTCCCGGCACGCACGTCGTGCAGGCGGTCGCGTCGCGCGGGGGCGTCAGCAGCACGCCCGTGACCCTCAAGCGCAACGTCACCGGCCCCGAGCCGCTCGCGCCCGCCCAGTGGCGGCGACGGCAACAAACGACCGCCACCCCCGAGACGGTAAAGCTGATCGACCGGCTCGAGAAGCACGGTGGCCGAGCCTCGGGCGTGAAGGTGATCGCCGACGGGAGCGGGGGCCGCTACGGCACGGCCAACTTCTCCGAGCACACGGCCTTCTCGGCCGAGGCGCTGCGCGAACTCACCGAGTACGTCCGCAAGCTCGTCGGGGCCGACACCAACCTGGGCCTCGACATCAAGGAAATCCACTTCAGCCGGGGCCAGGACCTCAGCGACTGGGCCGCGGCAGGCGGCGAGAAACTGAACATGAGCGAGGTCGGCCAGTAG
- a CDS encoding DUF3780 domain-containing protein produces the protein MTKKSAMSTPGHFNAPSSERPHMLVAVPTSKKELVNFYEVRENVEGRLARVLRAQLSHQQWSAIARTAEFTFNEHLRDAGERPGRFLKTGDTRLSLNNLGKELLVLVWAVEDATEDEVDVIRVSWQRLHRIERWWLFNQTVALNGDPRGRGKGWRAALKLMLAATATGPGTEVGDLTTTLQLMPTRKTRTKSGKNDMEPMFRRKSA, from the coding sequence ATGACAAAGAAAAGCGCCATGAGCACGCCCGGGCACTTCAACGCCCCGAGCAGCGAGCGGCCCCACATGCTCGTCGCCGTGCCGACCAGCAAGAAAGAACTCGTGAACTTCTATGAGGTGCGCGAGAACGTCGAGGGCCGCCTGGCCCGCGTGCTGCGTGCCCAGCTCTCGCACCAGCAGTGGTCGGCCATCGCCAGGACTGCCGAGTTCACCTTCAACGAGCATCTCCGGGACGCGGGCGAGCGCCCCGGGCGCTTCCTCAAGACCGGCGACACCCGACTGAGCCTCAACAACCTCGGCAAGGAGTTGCTGGTGCTCGTGTGGGCCGTCGAGGACGCCACCGAGGACGAGGTGGACGTCATCCGGGTGAGCTGGCAGCGCCTGCACCGCATCGAGCGCTGGTGGCTGTTCAACCAGACGGTGGCCCTCAACGGTGATCCCCGTGGACGCGGCAAAGGCTGGCGGGCCGCTCTGAAGCTGATGCTGGCCGCCACGGCGACGGGGCCGGGAACCGAGGTCGGTGACCTCACCACCACCCTCCAGCTGATGCCCACCCGCAAGACCCGCACCAAGTCCGGCAAGAACGACATGGAACCGATGTTCAGAAGGAAAAGCGCATGA